In the Methylosinus sp. LW4 genome, CAGAAACTGGTCGCAGGGCAAACCGTCGTCGAGATCGATCCCGATCTCATCGACGCCTCTTTCGTGCCCGATCGCATGGATGCGACGCCGGAGCAGGATGCGGCGTTTCGCGAGATGATCCGCGAACACGGGCAGAATGTGCCCATTCTCGTCCGCCCCAAGACGCCGGAGCGTTTCGAGGTCGCCTTCGGTCATCGCAGGTTGCGCGCCGCGCGCGAGCTCGGAATTAAAGTCCGCGCCGTCGTGCGCGATTTGACCGATGAGCAGCTCGTCATTGCGCAGGGGCAGGAGAATAGCGTCCGGACCGATCTCACCTTCATCGAGCGCGCCCGCTTTGCGGCGCGGCTCGAGGATCGAAAATTCTCGCGCGAGATCATCATGGCGTCTCTCAATGTCGACAAGGCCGCGCTGTCGCGCCTCATCGCCATTGCGACGCGCGTTCCCGGCGCGCTGATCGATGCGATTGGTCCTGCACCCGGATTTGGCCGCGTGCGCTGGCAGGAACTGACCGAGCTTCTCGATGTGGACGACAATCGCGCACGGGCGCGCGCCATTATCGCGGAGCCCTCGTTCGGAGATTTGGACACCGATAAAAGGTTCCAGACCCTCTATGATCGGCTGCGCGTTCGCGAAGCCCGCCTTCGCCCCGAGACCTGGAATGCAGAGGATGGGACGCGCGTCGCCCGCATCATGCGCTCCGGTAAAAAGCTGACGCTCACATTCGACGATCGTGTGGTCCCGCAATTTGGCGATTTCGTCGCCGAAAGGCTGCAGCTTCTCTATGAGGAGTACAAGGCCAACGGAGATCGTGGGAGCTGACGCTTCTTTCGCGCTGCGTATTTGGCGCTGTTCGTGCGTTCACGAAGGCAACGGAGATTTATCGCAAAAGAAAAAGGCCCCCGAAACGTCGTCTCGGAAGCCCTTCTCATCCTTCAGCAAGCTGAGAATCCCACTTCCGCGAATCACTGTCAAGAGTCGGCGCCGTTTCAGCGAGCGGATTTCTTTTGCCTGAACGAGGCAAAGGAACATGCAGACACGTTCAACGACGCCCTTCGGGCGGCGGCCGTTGTCGCTCGCCATGGTGGCGAGCCAGGCCGCGACCGAGAATTTCGCCGCCAAGCCGGGCGCATCCGAAACAGTCGTCCATAAGTGGCGGCTGTTCCGCGCGCTCACCGAGGCCAAAGAGCCGCTCGGCGTCACCGAGCGCGCGCTATCGGTGCTGCACGCGCTGCTGAGCTTCCACCAGGAGACCGCGCTCAGTCTGCCGGAGGTCGCTTCGATGTCCGCCGAGGCGGGCTCGGCCGGCGCCGGAATCGTCGTGTTTCCTTCGAACAAGGAACTCTCGATCCGCGCCCATGGCATGGCGCCGGCGACTTTGCGCCGGCATCTCGCCTGCTTGGTCGACGCCGGGCTCATCATCCGCCGTGATTCCCCGAACGGCAAGCGCTTCGCCCGGAAAGGGCAGGGGGGAGCGATAGCGGACGCCTTCGGCTTCGACCTCGCGCCACTCGTCGCGCGCTCGAGCGAAATCGAGAACCTCGCAGAGGAGGTGCGGGCCGAGAACCGCGCGATCGCGCTGCTGCGCGAGAAGATCACGCTCACGCGGCGAGACATCGTCAAAATGATCGAGACCGCTTTGGAGGAGGGCGTCTCGGGCGACTGGGACGAGGCGCATCAGCGCTATGCGACGCTCTCGGGGCGCTATGGACGGGGGCTTTCCTGCGCCGATCTGCAGGCTTTGGCCGGGGAATTGGCCGCTCTAGCGGCGGAAATCCACAAGTCGCTGGAAACGCACATAAAAGCTCAAAATATGAGCGGCAATGAGTCTCAATCTGAGCGCCACATACAGAATCAAACCACAAATTCTTCTGATCTTGAACCTAGCCTTCAAGAAGGCAGGGCGCAGCCACCCCAACCAAATCTCGAAGAGCCCGGAGGAGCGATCGATCGCGCCCCAGAAACATCCCCAGATCGCTCTCGAACCATCGATCCCAAGCCGGCCCTTCGCGCCTATCCCCTCGGAATGGTGCTGGAGGCCTGTCCAGACATCGTCGATTACGGCCCGAGTGGCGAAATCTCGTCATGGCGAGACCTCGCTGCTGCGGCGGCGACAGTGCGTTCGGCGCTCGGCGTTTCGCCAGACGCCTGGTCGCAAGCCCTGGATGTCCTGGGCGAGCATGACGCCTCCATCGTCATCGCCGCGATCCTGCAACGTGGCGATGAGATCAAGAGCGCCGGCGGCTATCTCCGCGTCCTGACCGAAAAGGCGAGGGCAGGGGAGTTCTCGCTCGGACCCGTGCTGATGGCGCTGTTGCGCGGCAAGGCCGCGAAGGCGGCGCGCGAACGCAAGAAAACAGGGTGACGCGGGATGGATGATCGGACCGAGGCCCGGCGGTCCGCTCGCTCACAGCGTTTCGGCGTCGAGCAATCGGAGCTTTTCGGCGCGATCGAGCAGGCTTTTGACGGAGGAGGGCGCCCAGCGGGTTCCGCCGCGCGGCGTGCGCTCATACATGGCCTCGAGCTGCGCGCCGATCTGCGCGAGCGTCAGATCGGGATTGGCCCGCTTGATCCCGGCGACGAGCGTGACCAGGCGTTCGCTGCTGATTTTTCGGCTGGCGGCTTGATGGAGGAGGCGGGGCTCGATCAAGCCCTCGGCGACGAAGCATTTGACGGCGCGCTTCAGGCTCTCGACGGTCCATTGGGGCAGGGGAGCGCCTGAAGCGGCATCGCGCTTGGCGTTGAGCACGCGCACGACATCCTGCCAGCGGTGATCCGGGCGCATTTGCCGGACGACCGGCAGCCAATGTTCGGCCGTTCGGTTGACGCGCTCGAAATAATTCGCCGCCTTGGCGTCGACGATGCGCTGGATGGCGTCGCGGTCGCCGGCGCGGAGCTTTGGATTGCCGCCGATGCGGCCGCGCTTCTTGGCGGCGCGCAGGCCGTCCTTGGTGCGCTCCCGGATCAGGGCGCGCTCCAATTCCGCTACGGCGCCGAGAACCTGCAGGGCGAACCGGCCTTGCGGGGTCGTGGTGTCGATGGGATCGGCGAGCGATTTGAAATGCGCGCCCTTGGCGTCGAGCTCGGCGATCACGGCCAGGAGATGCGACAGCGAGCGGGCCAAACGGTCGAGCCGTGCGACGACCAGCACATCGCCGCGTCGCACGCGCGAAAGAGCCTTGGCGAGTTCCGGCCGTGAGGCTTTCGCCCCCGACATATGCTCACGAAAAATCTCGACGCAGCCGGCCGCCTTCAGCACATCGGTCTGCGCGTCGGTGACCTGCTCCTCGGTCGAGACGCGAGCATAGCCGATAAGCCGGCCCCTGACGTTCGAATCCGTCATCGGGAGACGACGTCCGATCCGCCGCGGTCGGAAAGAAGCGTCAGCAGGGAGGGGTTCGTGTAAATTTTCTCTCTGCCTGCTTCAATCTCTTGAAGAAGCTCGAGGGACGCGAGGGCTTTCAGATAAACGGAAGCGGATTGGCGCTTGGTGTAAATGCCGATTTTAATTTCCCCAGAAGCGCCGAAGTAAAATTCCCCAGTCTGGCGGGCGTGGCGATCAGCCGTCGATGTGATCTGCTCCTCCGTTTTTGGGCGGTCGTCCGCGGCGCCTGAGCGTCGGCGGGATCGGCGCCGGCTGAATGCTGGCTTTTGTCCGAACATGTTCGGGCAAGAGGTCAGCGTGCTCGCGCAGGCGATAGCTGGAGCCTTCGATTTGGAAGACGACGGCATGATGTAGGAGGCGGTCGAGAAGCGCCGTGGCGACGACGGCGTCGCCGAAGATGTCGCCCCATTCCGCGAAGCCGCGGTTCGAGGTGAGGATCATCGCGCCTTTCTCATAGCGGGCGTTGACGAGCTGGAAGAACAGATTGCCGCCGCCCGGCGTG is a window encoding:
- the repB gene encoding plasmid partitioning protein RepB; protein product: MARKIIFDAPLEETKPPESLARATAPHPARPLLGLDRPIKQSSALGAISQSLGDISERVKRAEQIEQKLVAGQTVVEIDPDLIDASFVPDRMDATPEQDAAFREMIREHGQNVPILVRPKTPERFEVAFGHRRLRAARELGIKVRAVVRDLTDEQLVIAQGQENSVRTDLTFIERARFAARLEDRKFSREIIMASLNVDKAALSRLIAIATRVPGALIDAIGPAPGFGRVRWQELTELLDVDDNRARARAIIAEPSFGDLDTDKRFQTLYDRLRVREARLRPETWNAEDGTRVARIMRSGKKLTLTFDDRVVPQFGDFVAERLQLLYEEYKANGDRGS
- the repC gene encoding plasmid replication protein RepC, encoding MQTRSTTPFGRRPLSLAMVASQAATENFAAKPGASETVVHKWRLFRALTEAKEPLGVTERALSVLHALLSFHQETALSLPEVASMSAEAGSAGAGIVVFPSNKELSIRAHGMAPATLRRHLACLVDAGLIIRRDSPNGKRFARKGQGGAIADAFGFDLAPLVARSSEIENLAEEVRAENRAIALLREKITLTRRDIVKMIETALEEGVSGDWDEAHQRYATLSGRYGRGLSCADLQALAGELAALAAEIHKSLETHIKAQNMSGNESQSERHIQNQTTNSSDLEPSLQEGRAQPPQPNLEEPGGAIDRAPETSPDRSRTIDPKPALRAYPLGMVLEACPDIVDYGPSGEISSWRDLAAAAATVRSALGVSPDAWSQALDVLGEHDASIVIAAILQRGDEIKSAGGYLRVLTEKARAGEFSLGPVLMALLRGKAAKAARERKKTG
- a CDS encoding recombinase family protein yields the protein MTDSNVRGRLIGYARVSTEEQVTDAQTDVLKAAGCVEIFREHMSGAKASRPELAKALSRVRRGDVLVVARLDRLARSLSHLLAVIAELDAKGAHFKSLADPIDTTTPQGRFALQVLGAVAELERALIRERTKDGLRAAKKRGRIGGNPKLRAGDRDAIQRIVDAKAANYFERVNRTAEHWLPVVRQMRPDHRWQDVVRVLNAKRDAASGAPLPQWTVESLKRAVKCFVAEGLIEPRLLHQAASRKISSERLVTLVAGIKRANPDLTLAQIGAQLEAMYERTPRGGTRWAPSSVKSLLDRAEKLRLLDAETL